The following proteins are encoded in a genomic region of Oncorhynchus masou masou isolate Uvic2021 chromosome 32, UVic_Omas_1.1, whole genome shotgun sequence:
- the LOC135525509 gene encoding phospholipase A and acyltransferase 1-like, with amino-acid sequence MGLGSSHPKPFPGDILEFPLNKYFSHFGIYYGERDGVPYVAHLTCRDSETKLLLFGRALKSEVKLDPVELVGRKYKVRNLLDEVHPPRDFYSLVKPAIDDMIGRDVTFDILFHNSEHQATLFRYGLKKSTQIEKVYAQILPTWKKPFEKKKL; translated from the exons ATGGGGCTG GGGAGTTCCCATCCGAAGCCGTTCCCAGGAGACATCCTGGAGTTTCCTCTGAATAAATACTTCTCCCATTTTGGAATTTATtacggagagagggatggagtgcccTACGTAGCACATCTTACATGCAGAG ACTCGGAGACGAAGCTGCTGTTATTTGGTCGAGCCCTGAAGTCAGAGGTCAAACTGGACCCAGTGGAGCTAGTGGGAAGGAAATACAAG GTGAGGAACTTGCTGGATGAGGTCCATCCTCCCAGGGACTTCTACTCTCTGGTGAAACCTGCTATAGACGACATGATAGGTAGAGACGTCACCTTCGACATCCTGTTTCATAACTCAGAACACCAGGCCACGCTCTTCAGATACGGACTCAAGAAGTCCACCCAG ATTGAAAAGGTCTACGCCCAGATCCTGCCCACCTGGAAGAAGCCGTTTGAGAAGAAGAAGTTGTAA